In Mycoavidus cysteinexigens, a genomic segment contains:
- the typA gene encoding translational GTPase TypA, whose translation MTRALRNIAIIAHVDHGKTTLVDQLLRQAGTFRENQHMIERVMDSNDLEKERGITILAKNCAIEYAGTHINIVDTPGHADFGGEVERVLSMVDSVLLLVDAVEGPMPQTRFVTKKALAQGLKPIVVVNKVDRPGARAEWVVNQTFDLFDKLGATEEQLDFPVIYASGLNGYAGLDENVRAGDMRVLLDEILRFVPVRADDPEAPLQLQISSLDYSTYVGRIGIGRIARGTLRVGQAVALVMGPEGEALNRKINQIQKFKGLERVNVESAQAGDIVLINGIEDIGIGATLCDPARAEGLPVISVDEPTLTMNFCVNTSPLAGREGKFVTSRQLRERLMRELNHNVALRVKDTSDETVFEVSGRGELHLTILLENMRREGYELAVSRPRVVLREIDGVMHEPLEQLTVDVEDSHQGGVMEEIGRRKGELLDMASDGRGRTRLEYRVPARGLIGLQSEFLTLTRGTGLISHIFDSYAPLREGTIGERRNGVLISQDDGAAVAYALWKLQERGRMFVRPGDALYEGMIIGIHSRDNDLVVNPIREKKLTNVRASGKDEHIDLTTPVQLSLEYAVEFISDDELVEITPQSIRLRKRCLKENERRRAERTGA comes from the coding sequence ATGACCCGCGCGCTTCGCAATATCGCTATTATCGCTCACGTTGATCATGGCAAAACCACTTTAGTTGATCAGCTACTCCGTCAAGCTGGCACGTTTCGAGAAAACCAACATATGATCGAACGGGTCATGGATTCAAATGACCTTGAGAAAGAGCGGGGCATCACGATTCTCGCCAAGAATTGCGCGATTGAATACGCTGGCACACATATCAATATTGTAGATACGCCGGGGCATGCCGATTTTGGGGGCGAGGTTGAGCGTGTATTGTCGATGGTAGATAGCGTACTGCTGCTAGTCGATGCGGTCGAAGGACCTATGCCGCAAACGCGCTTCGTCACAAAAAAAGCGCTGGCGCAAGGCCTAAAACCGATTGTAGTCGTGAATAAAGTTGATCGGCCCGGGGCGCGCGCCGAATGGGTCGTGAATCAAACTTTTGATCTATTCGACAAACTCGGGGCGACTGAAGAGCAATTAGACTTTCCTGTGATTTATGCTTCTGGTTTGAATGGGTATGCGGGTCTTGACGAAAACGTGCGCGCTGGCGATATGCGGGTGCTACTAGACGAGATTTTGCGCTTTGTGCCGGTGCGCGCAGATGACCCAGAGGCTCCGTTGCAATTGCAAATTTCCTCGCTTGATTATTCAACTTATGTCGGGCGTATTGGGATTGGCCGGATTGCGCGTGGCACACTACGGGTAGGTCAGGCCGTGGCCTTAGTGATGGGCCCTGAGGGTGAAGCCCTGAATCGCAAAATCAACCAGATCCAAAAATTCAAAGGGCTTGAGCGCGTGAATGTAGAAAGCGCGCAAGCGGGTGATATTGTGCTGATCAATGGCATTGAGGATATTGGTATTGGCGCAACGCTATGCGATCCGGCCCGGGCGGAAGGGTTGCCGGTTATTAGTGTAGACGAGCCAACCTTAACCATGAATTTTTGCGTTAATACTTCGCCTTTAGCCGGGCGTGAAGGTAAATTCGTAACCAGCCGGCAATTGCGTGAGCGGTTGATGCGCGAACTTAATCACAACGTTGCATTGCGCGTGAAAGATACGTCCGATGAAACCGTCTTTGAAGTTTCGGGCCGTGGCGAACTCCATTTAACTATTTTGCTTGAAAATATGCGGCGCGAAGGCTATGAATTAGCCGTGTCGCGGCCACGCGTGGTATTGCGTGAGATAGATGGCGTCATGCACGAGCCACTTGAGCAGCTCACGGTGGATGTTGAAGATAGCCACCAAGGTGGAGTCATGGAAGAGATTGGCCGCCGCAAGGGCGAGTTACTGGATATGGCATCAGATGGGCGCGGTCGTACGCGCCTTGAATATCGTGTGCCGGCGCGGGGTTTAATTGGTTTGCAAAGCGAATTCCTAACGCTGACACGAGGCACTGGCTTGATCAGCCATATTTTTGATTCCTATGCGCCATTGCGTGAAGGTACGATTGGCGAGCGCCGTAACGGCGTCTTGATTTCGCAAGATGACGGCGCGGCAGTAGCGTATGCTCTCTGGAAATTGCAAGAACGTGGACGTATGTTTGTGCGCCCTGGCGATGCTTTATACGAAGGGATGATTATCGGTATTCATAGCCGCGATAACGATCTGGTGGTGAATCCAATTCGTGAAAAGAAACTCACGAATGTGCGCGCGTCAGGCAAGGATGAGCATATCGACCTCACTACGCCAGTCCAACTTTCTCTCGAATATGCGGTTGAATTTATTTCAGACGACGAACTGGTGGAAATTACACCGCAATCGATCCGGTTGCGTAAGCGCTGCTTAAAAGAAAATGAGCGGCGGCGAGCAGAGCGCACCGGTGCGTAA
- a CDS encoding DEAD/DEAH box helicase, with the protein MSETLISSASETYVEDSPCFDHFGLHADILKALAGQGYTTPTPIQAQAIPVILAGHDVMGVAQTGTGKTAGFSLPLIQQLVPFANTSASPARHPVRALVLTPTRELADQVAKNVWTYAEHTALRSTVVFGGMDMQPQVAELRRGVEILIATPGRLLDHIQQKNVQLDQVQILVLDEADRMLDMGFLPDLQRISNLLPRERQTLLFSATFSNEIKKLAASYLQNPITIEVAQRNSTATNVRQIVYEVADGDKQAAVVQLIRQRGLKQAIIFCNSKIGASRLARQLEREGIIVAAIHGDKTQNERMQALDAFKQGALEMLVATDVAARGLDIAELPAVINFDLPFNAEDYVHRIGRTGRAGASGEALSLCSPHESKHLAEIEKLIQRALERESLIIETARVPSRTRHRDHPSSARHATGKRSAFDAQTAELDDFFSKPYQPSNPILPANSAGADSTHANHPKVAPKRPLAALLGGMSYKPKANR; encoded by the coding sequence ATGTCTGAAACACTTATTTCGTCCGCTTCTGAAACCTATGTCGAGGATTCGCCGTGTTTTGACCATTTTGGCCTCCATGCCGATATTTTAAAAGCATTGGCTGGGCAAGGCTACACGACGCCAACACCGATTCAGGCGCAGGCAATCCCAGTGATTCTTGCGGGCCATGATGTGATGGGCGTAGCGCAAACGGGTACCGGCAAAACCGCAGGCTTTTCATTGCCGTTAATTCAACAGCTTGTGCCGTTTGCGAATACCAGCGCTTCTCCGGCACGGCATCCAGTGCGTGCATTGGTATTAACGCCTACGCGTGAGTTAGCCGACCAAGTAGCTAAAAATGTGTGGACCTATGCCGAACATACGGCATTACGCAGCACTGTCGTATTTGGTGGCATGGATATGCAGCCGCAAGTGGCTGAATTACGGCGTGGCGTCGAGATTTTGATTGCCACGCCTGGACGCCTGTTAGATCATATACAGCAAAAAAACGTCCAATTGGACCAAGTCCAAATATTAGTGTTGGACGAAGCAGATCGAATGTTAGATATGGGCTTCTTGCCTGATTTGCAGCGCATTTCAAATCTCTTGCCGCGTGAGCGGCAGACTCTGCTGTTTTCTGCGACTTTTTCAAATGAAATCAAAAAATTAGCCGCCAGTTATTTGCAGAACCCAATTACGATCGAAGTCGCGCAGCGTAATTCAACTGCTACAAATGTCCGCCAAATTGTCTACGAAGTGGCGGACGGCGATAAGCAGGCAGCGGTGGTCCAATTAATTCGCCAGCGTGGTTTAAAGCAAGCGATTATTTTTTGCAATAGCAAAATCGGCGCGAGCCGACTGGCGCGGCAATTGGAGCGCGAAGGGATCATCGTAGCAGCCATTCATGGCGATAAAACCCAGAATGAACGGATGCAAGCGCTCGATGCTTTCAAGCAGGGCGCTCTCGAAATGCTGGTTGCCACGGATGTCGCTGCGCGTGGACTGGATATTGCTGAGCTACCTGCAGTGATTAATTTTGATCTACCTTTTAATGCAGAAGATTATGTGCACCGAATTGGCCGTACTGGCCGGGCGGGGGCTTCTGGGGAAGCGCTTTCATTGTGCAGCCCACATGAATCTAAGCATCTAGCAGAGATTGAGAAACTTATTCAGCGCGCGCTTGAGCGTGAATCGCTGATAATTGAAACGGCGCGTGTACCAAGTCGTACGCGCCATCGAGATCATCCTTCTTCCGCGCGTCACGCAACGGGTAAGCGATCTGCGTTCGATGCGCAAACGGCGGAGCTGGACGATTTTTTCAGTAAACCTTACCAGCCCTCTAATCCCATCCTGCCAGCCAATTCGGCAGGGGCAGACAGTACTCACGCGAATCATCCGAAAGTAGCGCCAAAGCGTCCGTTAGCAGCCCTGCTAGGTGGCATGTCTTATAAGCCTAAGGCGAACCGGTAA
- a CDS encoding sulfurtransferase: MTSIVNLAAYRFFTLNAPAEWRTPIRARCDELGLRGTILLAPEGINLFVAGTRAAADAFTHWLRTDPLFAGQLVDLQFKESLSAKQPFRRMLVRLKKEIITMHSPAIQPGQARAPEVSAQTLKKWLDRGQDDNGRPVVMLDTRNGFEIDVGTFADALDYRLTKFSEFPATIEAHREDFTGKTVVSFCTGGIRCEKAALHMQNIGIESVYQLDGGILKYFEEVGGAHYNGDCFVFDQRTALNPELKPTAMLQCFGCRAVLTPEDQRSPYYVPGEHCAHCYSRQAAA; encoded by the coding sequence ATGACTTCGATCGTTAATCTCGCTGCTTACCGCTTTTTCACCCTCAACGCTCCCGCCGAATGGCGCACGCCAATACGCGCGCGTTGCGATGAGCTCGGCCTGCGCGGCACTATTTTATTAGCGCCTGAAGGGATCAATTTATTTGTTGCCGGCACCCGCGCTGCGGCCGATGCCTTTACGCACTGGCTACGTACAGATCCGCTTTTTGCCGGTCAGTTAGTCGATCTACAGTTCAAGGAAAGTCTCAGCGCTAAACAACCCTTTCGGCGCATGCTAGTTAGATTGAAAAAAGAAATCATCACCATGCACTCCCCAGCCATCCAGCCAGGCCAGGCCCGCGCCCCTGAAGTGAGCGCGCAAACGCTTAAAAAATGGCTTGACCGTGGGCAAGATGATAACGGCCGCCCAGTCGTTATGCTGGATACGCGGAATGGATTCGAAATAGATGTCGGCACGTTTGCTGACGCACTAGATTACCGACTGACCAAATTTAGTGAATTCCCTGCCACAATCGAAGCGCATCGTGAGGATTTCACTGGCAAAACCGTAGTGTCTTTTTGTACCGGCGGGATTCGCTGCGAAAAAGCTGCCTTACATATGCAAAATATTGGCATTGAATCTGTCTATCAATTGGATGGCGGGATCCTCAAATATTTCGAGGAAGTCGGGGGCGCGCATTATAACGGCGATTGTTTTGTGTTTGATCAGCGCACCGCTTTAAATCCAGAACTTAAGCCAACGGCTATGCTACAGTGTTTTGGCTGTCGCGCAGTGCTCACGCCAGAGGATCAACGCTCGCCTTATTATGTGCCCGGTGAACACTGCGCGCACTGTTATTCTAGGCAGGCCGCTGCGTAG